The following coding sequences are from one Ooceraea biroi isolate clonal line C1 chromosome 5, Obir_v5.4, whole genome shotgun sequence window:
- the LOC113561902 gene encoding kinesin-like protein KIF26A, producing MSRIHSLRLHQRLLRLELRDAKRRLMVPDNRWDYNLYVEDSMDWRDPSFLEALTVETCILQKRVEACKSHVLLVTCFDSCPQQQYTPTSAEIKST from the exons ATGTCCAGGATACACAGCCTGCGCCTGCACCAGCGCCTTCTTAGGCTGGAGCTGCGCGATGCTAAGAGGCGCCTCATGGTGCCCGACAACCGCTGGGACTACAATC TGTACGTGGAGGACAGCATGGACTGGCGGGATCCATCATTTCTGGAGGCCCTGACGGTCGAGACGTGCATCTTGCAGAAGAGAGTGGAGGCCTGTAAGAGCCACGTTCTTCTGGTCACCTGCTTCGACTCTTGCCCTCAGCAACAATACACGCCAACATCGGCCGAGATTAAAAGCACCTAA